The proteins below come from a single Panicum hallii strain FIL2 chromosome 7, PHallii_v3.1, whole genome shotgun sequence genomic window:
- the LOC112899006 gene encoding uncharacterized protein LOC112899006 isoform X1, which produces MAADSSMGFHQGITASLYNHHHMLSFQPNSDVGIGGDATSGGVVMAPRSFSGSSSNAGLFLSPNPGVIGNASGVGPSRNSSGDVFRGTGSPKYKFVTGSPSDWTDRELDILKEGLARYAREPNIMRYIKIAAMLPNRTIRDVALRCWWGTGKDRRKKPDGFYTGKKIRDMKPTQDKMVASVPMANFQMAPTNSVTPFSISMQHPNQQSQVPKEAAAVVDSATQRLLEENNQLLNQIAANIETFKTVDNMDLFLQTSSNIKTILSRMSETPGIMSQMASLPLSINEDQLCSLIQLNRMVASYGTSSMSHHKKQEPRS; this is translated from the exons CCACCACATGCTCTCCTTCCAGCCCAACAGCGACGTTGGCATCGGCGGCGACGCTACCAGTGGTGGTGTGGTCATGGCCCCGAGGAGCTTCAGTGGGAGCAGTAGCAACGCCGGGCTGTTCCTCTCCCCAAATCCTGGCGTCATCGGCAACGCGTCGGGGGTTGGCCCATCAAGGAACTCGTCGGGGGATGTGTTTCGAGGCACGGGTTCCCCCAAGTATAAGTTTGTCACTGGTTCGCCTTCGGATTGGACTGACCGTGAGCTGGACATACTGAAGGAAGGGCTTGCGAG ATATGCTCGTGAACCTAATATCATGAGGTACATTAAGATAGCAGCTATGCTGCCTAACAGGACCATCAGGGATGTCGCGTTGCGATGCTGGTGGGGTACA GGTAAAGACAGAAGGAAGAAACCTGATGGATTTTATACAGGCAAAAAAATTAGAGACATGAAG CCAACCCAGGATAAAATGGTTGCATCAGTCCCAATGGCTAATTTTCAAATGGCACCtacaaacagtgtaacccctttTTCGATATCAATGCAACATCCAAATCAACAAAGCCAGGTTCCCAAAGAAG CAGCTGCTGTTGTCGACAGTGCAACCCAGCGTCTCCTGGAGGAAAATAATCAGTTGCTTAACCAGATTGCTGCAAATATTGAAACATTCAAG ACAGTGGATAACATGGATCTCTTTCTCCAGACGAGTAGCAACATCAAAACAATTTTAAGCAG AATGAGCGAAACACCCGGTATCATGAGTCAGATGGCTTCATTGCCGTTATCTATAAATGAAGACCAACTATGCTCGCTTATTCAACTGAACAGAATG GTTGCATCATATGGCACATCAAGCATGTCTCATCATAAGAAGCAAGAGCCACGAAGCTAA
- the LOC112899006 gene encoding uncharacterized protein LOC112899006 isoform X2 produces the protein MAADSSMGFHQGITASLYNHHHMLSFQPNSDVGIGGDATSGGVVMAPRSFSGSSSNAGLFLSPNPGVIGNASGVGPSRNSSGDVFRGTGSPKYKFVTGSPSDWTDRELDILKEGLARYAREPNIMRYIKIAAMLPNRTIRDVALRCWWGTGKDRRKKPDGFYTGKKIRDMKPTQDKMVASVPMANFQMAPTNSVTPFSISMQHPNQQSQVPKEAAVVDSATQRLLEENNQLLNQIAANIETFKTVDNMDLFLQTSSNIKTILSRMSETPGIMSQMASLPLSINEDQLCSLIQLNRMVASYGTSSMSHHKKQEPRS, from the exons CCACCACATGCTCTCCTTCCAGCCCAACAGCGACGTTGGCATCGGCGGCGACGCTACCAGTGGTGGTGTGGTCATGGCCCCGAGGAGCTTCAGTGGGAGCAGTAGCAACGCCGGGCTGTTCCTCTCCCCAAATCCTGGCGTCATCGGCAACGCGTCGGGGGTTGGCCCATCAAGGAACTCGTCGGGGGATGTGTTTCGAGGCACGGGTTCCCCCAAGTATAAGTTTGTCACTGGTTCGCCTTCGGATTGGACTGACCGTGAGCTGGACATACTGAAGGAAGGGCTTGCGAG ATATGCTCGTGAACCTAATATCATGAGGTACATTAAGATAGCAGCTATGCTGCCTAACAGGACCATCAGGGATGTCGCGTTGCGATGCTGGTGGGGTACA GGTAAAGACAGAAGGAAGAAACCTGATGGATTTTATACAGGCAAAAAAATTAGAGACATGAAG CCAACCCAGGATAAAATGGTTGCATCAGTCCCAATGGCTAATTTTCAAATGGCACCtacaaacagtgtaacccctttTTCGATATCAATGCAACATCCAAATCAACAAAGCCAGGTTCCCAAAGAAG CTGCTGTTGTCGACAGTGCAACCCAGCGTCTCCTGGAGGAAAATAATCAGTTGCTTAACCAGATTGCTGCAAATATTGAAACATTCAAG ACAGTGGATAACATGGATCTCTTTCTCCAGACGAGTAGCAACATCAAAACAATTTTAAGCAG AATGAGCGAAACACCCGGTATCATGAGTCAGATGGCTTCATTGCCGTTATCTATAAATGAAGACCAACTATGCTCGCTTATTCAACTGAACAGAATG GTTGCATCATATGGCACATCAAGCATGTCTCATCATAAGAAGCAAGAGCCACGAAGCTAA